DNA from Sulfodiicoccus acidiphilus:
CTGGAAGGATGTCGAGCTTCTTGGCCTTGGGGACGTCGAATAGAACACCTCTCAGGACCAGTGGGGGTAGCGCATCCATTGTGAGCAACCCTTCAGGGAGGTTGGAGTAACCTTTGTCGGTCTCGTACTTGGTCACGTCGTGACCCATCACCTTAAGGTTCCTGGACATGTGGATCGGTAGATCTATGTGCGTGCCGGCATGCATTGACGTGACTATGAGGCTAATGGAATCGGCGAACCCCGGCGCGACACTTTGGAAAAGGTCCTTCGTGTGTTCGTGGTACCTGTAGAGGAAGAAGAGAAACGGAGGGTCAGCCGGGTGAACTGGCATCCCCCACCAGTAGGGTTGTCCGAGGTCGTACACTTTAGCTTTACTCACAATTGAGAAAACCTCTTCTCCGAGCCCCATGCGAGGTGATTGCACCTTTCCCTTAAAAAGAGAGGGGTCTAGCGGAGTTTAGTGTCTTTCTATAACTAACTTCTACTCCTCTACTCCTCGAGTGTAAGATGAAAAGTGAAGTCTCGCAACTATTGGTGTCCCATAAGATGTGAAGAATCCGGCAAAAAGTTATTTAACCTTGAAACAGTGTTATTAATACGATGAAGAAGGGGGAAGAAAATAAGGACCCTCTAAGTAAAGCAGGAAATCCAGGTGCTGAGAGTTCACCTACTGGTTCTCCCGAAAAGACCGGAGAGAAGACCGCTCCATCCAAGGAGACGACCGGTTATGTAGTGTTAGCGGCCCTCCTCATTTATTTAGGGTGGGGACTCATCAACACCGACGGGAACCTCATTCTAATATTGTCAGGACCCATAACATCAACACTTCATCTTTCTCTTCAGCAGTACTCCTATGTGATATCTGGAGGTTTCTTCGCTAGCTTCGTCGTCAGCCTCATCCTAGGTCCCTTAGGGGATAGACTCGGAAGAAGGTTCATTCTCCAGTTCACCCTGGTGGGAACGGCCTTCTTCTCTATGCTGCAGTATTTCATAAATGGATTTCTAAGCTGGTTCGGAATACGTTTAGCTGCGGGGGCTTTCACGGGAGGAGAGTGGGGTGCGGGTTCAACCTTATTGAGCGAGGTGGTAGGCAAGAGGCTGAGGGGACTCGCACTCTCCATAATGCAGTCAGGGTGGGTCTTCGGCTATGGACTAGCTAGCGCTATAGCCCTCTTCACCATTTCTACCTTCGGTCCGACCTACGGTTGGAGGGTGGCGTTCCTTTTTGCCTTTCTTCCGGCGCTCCTAGTCCTTCTCCTACGAGGACTTAAACTTAAGGACTCTACGAGGTTCGAGCACCTCAAGGCAGTCAGAGAGGCCAAGAAGAGAGGCGATACAGAGACCTTGAATAGGCTACTTCAACAATATAGCGTGAACGTTAACCAACTCGGTCGCGGACAGTATGGGCAGTTATTGGCCAAGGACCTACGCAGGACCACTTTAGTCTTAGCCTTCTGGAACTTCCTAACCACTGGTATAGCTATAACTGCCAACAGCTTCCAACCTATATACTTCCAGGACGTCAAAGGGTTTCCGTATGTAGAGCTAGCTACGATGTTCACCGTGGTCTCTTTCGCTGGGATCATAGGTTACATTATAAACGGTGTTCTTAACGATTGGATAGGCGCCAAGTACTCAATTATAATCTTCGCATTGATAGAGTCCATAGGGATTTACCTCCTTACCTTTGACGTTGCTCACAGTTTGTTGACCCTTTACGCTTACTACATACTGTTCTTCTTTACAGAGAACGGCCAATTCTCAGCCTTGGTGAGGTTGAACTCAGAGGCATTCCCCACTAGGGTTAGGGCAACAGGTGCTATATGGGGAGGAGCGTTCTGGAGTCTAGGACAAGCAGTATGGCCTCTTCTCTTCGCAGCATTAATACCGGCCCTCTCCTTTAACGGAGCCTGGCTATGGGTAGAGGTGGTGCCAGAACTGTTGGGGCTTGTGATTTTGGGAGTAGTAATGAAGAATATACCGCCTAGGAAGGAACTAGAGGAGATAGCTATCTGAATCTAATTTTTTAAGGAACTTGTTTTTTATCTCTCTTCCTCCATCTCACTAACTCATGTCTCAAACCGTGTTATCGGAGAAAAGGGGTAACACCCTCGTTCTAATTCTAAATAGACCTGAGACCCTCAATGCCATGAACCTAGAAATGCGTAGGGCGCTCTTAGGTCTCTTGAGGGACGCCGAGGCAAATCCAGAGATCAGAGCCGTCATTATAACTGGGGCAGGAAAGGCCTTTAGCGCGGGTGCCGACGTGAACTATCTGCTCTCTCTAGATGAGACTAATGTAAGAGAGTATGTAACGTTCGTCCACAGTCTGCTCGACTATGTGGAGTCCTATCCCAAGCTTACGATCGGAGCAGTCAATGGGGTGGCAGTAGGTGGTGGATTGGAACTCTTGCTGACCCTGGATTTAGTAGTGGCGAGCAGCGAGGCCAAGTTTGGACAAACCGAGCTCAACCTAGGCTTGATTCCTGGAGGAGGAGGAACGCAGAGACTTCCTAGGTTAGTGGGACTCAGGAAAGCCAAGGAAATGATCTTTACAGGTGGACTAATCGACGCTGATGAAGCTCTCAGATTGGGGCTTGTTAATAAGGTAGTTCCACGAGATCGGTTAATGGAGGAGTCGCTTCTTTTGGCTGGTAAAGTAGCTGAGAAAGACGTCAAGTCCCTAGCCGCAGCTAAAGCCAGTCTAAACAACTGGGGTAAGATGACCATCCAGGACGGATTGAAATATGAAGCCTCCCAGTACGCTCAGACTCTCCTCAGACCTGAAGTGAAAGGGAAGCTAGCAGAATTCCTCCATAGGAAGTGAGTTGCGAAAATAGCTAGGATATAGGTCTAGTTTAGATCTCACGCGAAAAAGTCACCGCTGAATTATTCTCTTTTATTATTTTTAAAATTTTAGTATATTAAACATTCTTGGAGTGGAACGTTTAAGCCTTGATGCAATTAGACTGCTGGTCGTGGGTGGACGTTCGAAAGCTGATATCGTTCTATATCTTCAGCGAATCGACTGTCTAGCTTTCACATGAACTGAATTTCAGGCTGCCATTAATCTTAGCTTCAGTAGATCTTTACCTAAATGTTGGACTAATTTTTGTAAAGCGGGACTGTCTAGAAGACACTCATCACTAAACTTTTGAAAGTAATGAGACCCTCCTCTTTATGTCTTATGTAATTCTTTATCTGAGCGGAGTAGAGTTAAGGAGGTGGAAGTCGCCACCCATGAGGAACGGATGGAGCGTCTTAATTAGAGTCGAGGTTTTTATCACGATATCGTCTTAATATCACACGTAGAGTTCAGCCCTATACCCACAAACGATCAGTTGTTGGAGGTGTTGAAGGCCCAGCTGAAGTTGTTGTCAGAAATACATGATACCGGCGTGGCAGAATTCTGCTCTTGCAGGTAGATAGAGAGGTTTACATGGAACTAACTGGGGTAGTTCTATCTTAAGGAAACGAACCTTAGAATCCATTACTTCACTCACGAATTGTACAACAGGTCTCCCTTCACGAAGCCGAAGGAGATGTCCTTAAACTGCCTAGCGCGGATTCCTAGTAGAGAACAAACGCAATTATTTCTCTATGCTCATGAAGTGTGGAAGATACTTAAGGTTCAGAAGCGATAAAGAAGAAGCTACCAAGTTGAGGTCGTTCAGTTCGAGCGAGATAGTTGGTATGGGGACTTCCTCCTCGATCAGGTATAATAGAAACTAGTTCCTCACGAAAACATACATTCGCATTGGAGGGTTACGAGTTTCCTCAAACTACTCAACACGAACTAGATCTTAGAGATAAGTGTTAGGATCGAGAGGCCCTTCCCAGCTTCGAACCAAGAGTTCCCAACCCGAGACCTCACGAGAAGGCACCTAAGAACGTGGAGAAGTTCAAGACCCACTCGAGGGAGGAGTCCCTAAGGATCAGTTCGCTGAGATACACTAGACACTACGCCCTCGAAGACCTCATGCAGAGTGTCGGTCTAGGGAAGGATTTCTATGGAATTCCTATTTACTTACCTGCTAGGTTTCTGTTGCTGTGGCAGGTACTGCCCTTATATATCTGGACCGTTTCTAGTTAACCTTGTTTAAATATACTTTTACAGTACTTCATGCATTCTAGACTTACGAAACCTTATTTCAGTAATGTAAAAGAGTAAGGAGTAAATACTTCTTTTCCAGTGAGATTATCATTCCGAGGAATTCAGTTTGAAACGAGTGTCAGACTAGTTTTCGATAATTATCGAAAAAGAACGACCTTGTCACAAGTAAAGAACTAACACGGTTTTCCTTATCTGAAGGGTTCCTAAACTTTAAATCGTCTGGGAGTTGAGTTCAGAAGTATGGACACCTCGCTCATCGACCTCATGACGAGGAACATACACCTCGCTGCATGCTCCCACGCTCCTCCATACAGGGAGATGTTTGAGAGTCTTGAAAGATATAAGAACGACCTAATGGAGTTTGGTAACCCTTGGGACTTGTGGGTGGAGAGGGTGAAGGAAGCTAAGATCCTTTTCTCTCGCCTGATTGGGGCGTCTCCTGACGAAGTCGTACCCCATTTCTCCGTATCTTCAGCGCTAGGGGCTCTCCTCAGTTCCTTTGAGTACGGAACAAGGGATCAGATCGTCGTTAGTGACATGGAGTATCCGACCACTAACTTCATCGCCTTGGCTCAAACGAAGTATGGGGCAAAGGTGATCACTCTTCACCATGCGAACTACAAACTGAGCATTGAGGACTACAGCAAAGCCTTAACAGAGAGAACGCTGTTAGTGAGTGCTATACACGTGAGCTCGCTTAACGGCTTCAAACAAGACGTAAAGGCCATTATCGAGGAGGCGCACAAGGTCGGTGCGTACGTCTACGTCGACGCCTATCAGTCTGCTGGAAACACTTCGATAGACGTGAGGAAGTTGGATGTCGACTTCCTTGCGTCAGGAACTCTCAAGTACCTCCTAGGGCTCCCTGGCTTGGCTTTTCTCTACGTAAGGGGAGACATAGTGGACCGTCTGCGTCCGACGTATATAGGGTGGTTCTCGCAGAGGGATCCGTTCAAGTTCGGGGCTGAAGAGTTGGATTATGCCGATGGAGCGGACAGGTTCCAGTCGGGAACGTGGTCAGTACCCGCCATTTACGCGTCCATAGCTGGGATGAAAAAGATACTCGATGTTGGAGTTCAAAGAATAGAAGAGAAGGTGAAGGTACTGACTACTTCTGCTATTGAGTTGGGGAAGGAGAGGGGCTTGAAAACGATCACTCCAGAGGAGGCGAGGGAAAGGGGGGCGATCGTATCCTTCGTTGTAGACGATCCCCACGGTCTAGAAAACGAGTTACGAAGGAAGGGAGTTGTTACCTCCAGTAGGGGCATTGGTCTGCGACTTGCACCTCACTTCTACAACACTAAAGACGACCTACTGAGGGCCGTGGAGCTAATCTCCGAGCGAAGTGTTAAATGAGCCACACTCTCGGGTCACCGCTTAGTTACAGACCTAGATGCGGAATCGAAACTTTGACTACAGAGTTAGTATAGGAGGAAGAAGCCGGCATTCACGCAACTCTTATCGTCCAATACCAACTCTTAAGGATCTAGGGCCAGTTGTGCGCACTCGCG
Protein-coding regions in this window:
- a CDS encoding cyclase family protein — protein: MGLGEEVFSIVSKAKVYDLGQPYWWGMPVHPADPPFLFFLYRYHEHTKDLFQSVAPGFADSISLIVTSMHAGTHIDLPIHMSRNLKVMGHDVTKYETDKGYSNLPEGLLTMDALPPLVLRGVLFDVPKAKKLDILPERYEITPTDLEEALSKEGAELKGGDCVLVRTGYSRFFRTDREKYLHDFAGLGAAAAKWLVDRGAKVVAVDNLAAGVPKPFEVHNIVLSDNGRLMMKSINLEELSKDEKWVTTVFILPLKIVGGEASLVRPIAIG
- a CDS encoding MFS transporter → MKKGEENKDPLSKAGNPGAESSPTGSPEKTGEKTAPSKETTGYVVLAALLIYLGWGLINTDGNLILILSGPITSTLHLSLQQYSYVISGGFFASFVVSLILGPLGDRLGRRFILQFTLVGTAFFSMLQYFINGFLSWFGIRLAAGAFTGGEWGAGSTLLSEVVGKRLRGLALSIMQSGWVFGYGLASAIALFTISTFGPTYGWRVAFLFAFLPALLVLLLRGLKLKDSTRFEHLKAVREAKKRGDTETLNRLLQQYSVNVNQLGRGQYGQLLAKDLRRTTLVLAFWNFLTTGIAITANSFQPIYFQDVKGFPYVELATMFTVVSFAGIIGYIINGVLNDWIGAKYSIIIFALIESIGIYLLTFDVAHSLLTLYAYYILFFFTENGQFSALVRLNSEAFPTRVRATGAIWGGAFWSLGQAVWPLLFAALIPALSFNGAWLWVEVVPELLGLVILGVVMKNIPPRKELEEIAI
- a CDS encoding enoyl-CoA hydratase/isomerase family protein; this encodes MSQTVLSEKRGNTLVLILNRPETLNAMNLEMRRALLGLLRDAEANPEIRAVIITGAGKAFSAGADVNYLLSLDETNVREYVTFVHSLLDYVESYPKLTIGAVNGVAVGGGLELLLTLDLVVASSEAKFGQTELNLGLIPGGGGTQRLPRLVGLRKAKEMIFTGGLIDADEALRLGLVNKVVPRDRLMEESLLLAGKVAEKDVKSLAAAKASLNNWGKMTIQDGLKYEASQYAQTLLRPEVKGKLAEFLHRK
- a CDS encoding aminotransferase class V-fold PLP-dependent enzyme, with the protein product MDTSLIDLMTRNIHLAACSHAPPYREMFESLERYKNDLMEFGNPWDLWVERVKEAKILFSRLIGASPDEVVPHFSVSSALGALLSSFEYGTRDQIVVSDMEYPTTNFIALAQTKYGAKVITLHHANYKLSIEDYSKALTERTLLVSAIHVSSLNGFKQDVKAIIEEAHKVGAYVYVDAYQSAGNTSIDVRKLDVDFLASGTLKYLLGLPGLAFLYVRGDIVDRLRPTYIGWFSQRDPFKFGAEELDYADGADRFQSGTWSVPAIYASIAGMKKILDVGVQRIEEKVKVLTTSAIELGKERGLKTITPEEARERGAIVSFVVDDPHGLENELRRKGVVTSSRGIGLRLAPHFYNTKDDLLRAVELISERSVK